In candidate division WOR-3 bacterium, the following proteins share a genomic window:
- the purH gene encoding bifunctional phosphoribosylaminoimidazolecarboxamide formyltransferase/IMP cyclohydrolase, whose amino-acid sequence MIKTALISVFDKTGLESIVEFLREKNIKIISTSGSAKFIRENGCKVTEAGDLTGYGEILGGRVKTLHPALFAGILAKRDSQRDMEELQKAKIEPIDLVVVNFYPFSSKGLHSRDEDESVEYIDIGGPSLVRSAAKNHKWVTVLTSPSQYGEFLANIDRKTLDTDADFRKKCASKAFSMTSHYDAIISGQMNDGSMEPLSCFPYVIADKLAYGENPHQEGYFLKNPLCSVSLAEIQPRLSYNNILDAEAALRAVKSFEKPAVAVVKHQTLCGLAEDDDILKAYAEAYETDPDSAFGGIFAINRKIGVDLAENIDKTPFLTMILAPDADDEAKKIITKKKKRIIILDDRIFSNSPKLQIRSVTGGFLCQTADFFEDPSSWDTVSDQKPDKETLKSLVFAQKAVMFVKSNAIVLAKGTEIVGIGGGNVSRVDSVIQACSKAGERSKGSVLASDAFFPFPDSVEYAFKCGVRAIVQPGGSKGDSKVLECADKCGIIMVFSKRRHFYH is encoded by the coding sequence ATGATTAAAACAGCTCTTATATCGGTATTCGACAAAACAGGCCTTGAAAGTATCGTCGAATTTCTGCGGGAGAAAAACATAAAGATCATTTCGACCTCCGGAAGCGCTAAATTCATAAGGGAAAATGGCTGCAAAGTCACCGAAGCGGGAGACTTGACAGGTTACGGAGAAATTTTGGGTGGGAGGGTCAAAACCCTTCATCCAGCACTTTTTGCAGGTATACTCGCAAAAAGAGACAGTCAAAGAGACATGGAAGAACTTCAAAAAGCCAAAATAGAACCCATAGATCTTGTAGTTGTCAATTTTTACCCTTTCTCCAGCAAAGGTTTGCATTCTCGGGACGAAGACGAATCCGTAGAATACATAGACATCGGCGGTCCTTCTCTCGTCAGATCCGCCGCCAAGAACCACAAATGGGTGACCGTTCTGACGTCTCCCTCGCAATACGGAGAATTTTTGGCAAACATCGACAGAAAAACTTTAGACACAGACGCCGATTTTCGGAAAAAATGCGCTTCTAAAGCTTTCAGCATGACCTCTCACTACGACGCTATCATATCCGGGCAGATGAACGATGGAAGCATGGAGCCGTTATCGTGCTTTCCTTACGTCATCGCGGACAAACTCGCCTACGGCGAAAATCCGCATCAGGAAGGTTATTTTCTCAAAAACCCGCTTTGTTCCGTATCGCTTGCCGAGATTCAACCCCGGCTTTCTTACAACAATATTCTCGACGCCGAAGCCGCTCTGAGGGCTGTAAAAAGTTTCGAAAAACCCGCCGTTGCAGTCGTGAAACACCAGACGCTCTGCGGCCTTGCGGAAGACGACGATATCCTCAAAGCCTACGCCGAAGCCTACGAAACCGACCCAGATTCTGCATTCGGAGGCATTTTTGCTATCAACAGAAAAATCGGGGTCGACTTGGCTGAAAACATCGACAAGACTCCCTTTTTGACCATGATACTCGCCCCTGACGCTGACGATGAAGCGAAAAAGATCATCACGAAAAAGAAAAAAAGAATAATAATTTTAGATGACAGGATTTTTTCAAACTCTCCCAAACTGCAGATACGATCAGTCACGGGAGGTTTTTTGTGCCAGACCGCTGATTTTTTTGAAGACCCGTCTTCATGGGATACTGTATCAGACCAAAAACCGGACAAGGAGACGCTTAAATCTCTCGTTTTCGCGCAAAAAGCCGTCATGTTCGTCAAATCAAACGCAATAGTCCTGGCAAAAGGTACAGAGATCGTAGGAATCGGCGGAGGAAACGTCAGCAGGGTAGATTCTGTCATTCAAGCTTGCTCTAAAGCAGGGGAGAGATCAAAAGGTTCAGTTTTGGCTTCGGACGCATTCTTTCCTTTTCCCGACAGCGTCGAATACGCTTTTAAGTGCGGCGTCAGGGCAATAGTCCAGCCCGGAGGTTCCAAGGGCGATTCGAAAGTTCTTGAATGCGCAGACAAGTGTGGTATCATTATGGTCTTCAGCAAAAGAAGACATTTTTACCATTGA
- a CDS encoding HPF/RaiA family ribosome-associated protein has translation MKISVTVRNEELKDEYVKMQDKIDKKLDKLTQFAKEIHNAKLIVDKSGVDTLVEISLHSHNKEFYSKALKKNLKESFNSAFVKIQTQMKKEYEKYSSKRHK, from the coding sequence ATGAAAATCTCCGTGACGGTCAGAAATGAAGAACTGAAGGATGAATACGTCAAAATGCAGGACAAGATTGACAAAAAACTGGACAAACTGACACAGTTCGCTAAAGAAATACACAACGCGAAGTTGATCGTCGACAAAAGCGGAGTTGACACGTTGGTGGAAATATCGCTCCACTCCCACAACAAGGAGTTCTATTCAAAAGCCCTGAAAAAGAACTTGAAAGAGAGTTTCAATTCCGCTTTCGTAAAAATACAAACTCAGATGAAGAAAGAATACGAGAAATACTCCTCAAAAAGGCATAAATAG
- a CDS encoding tetratricopeptide repeat protein has protein sequence MFGIFKKAGFLPILMFLVMTCQTTGQVLNGEDNSLASDEYGCKKFYNLAINYQRSRLWMEAVEFYEKAIACSSDYTEAYVGLGNLYEEIDSTEAALSVWQNMMTTFPDRIEPYIEYAGYLSDQENFVEAEEMYKTAYSIDSTNSTAILGLADILTKQDKFDEALPYLERAIDFTEDSAVLLALKQRMAKCYVGIGCPDKASSLLEEILIAYPDRIEIHAWLAEAYQGMREYDKAIQHMEILIESDSSLQRLMEYGSLLAVAGRTSEAIAIFRRAIGSGGGLSAYKKVISLLNSSGQTSMAMQFAQEALSSYPTDSYLNVLVGTKYQAAAVDAWNNQNWDECIANCDIAISYFSNATSGSYVSQAQQKLANVQQLREAARLKKIY, from the coding sequence ATGTTTGGAATATTTAAAAAAGCGGGATTTTTGCCGATATTGATGTTTCTCGTCATGACCTGCCAGACCACCGGTCAGGTTCTAAACGGGGAAGACAATTCACTCGCAAGCGATGAATACGGATGCAAAAAATTCTACAACCTCGCGATAAACTACCAGAGGAGCAGGTTGTGGATGGAGGCGGTCGAATTTTACGAAAAAGCCATCGCTTGTTCTTCAGACTACACCGAAGCTTACGTCGGACTCGGGAACCTCTATGAAGAGATAGATTCCACCGAAGCCGCTCTTTCGGTTTGGCAGAATATGATGACGACTTTCCCGGACAGAATAGAACCCTACATCGAATACGCAGGGTATCTGAGTGATCAGGAAAATTTCGTCGAAGCCGAGGAAATGTATAAAACAGCCTATTCAATAGATTCAACGAATTCTACGGCGATACTCGGTCTGGCTGATATTCTCACAAAGCAGGACAAATTTGACGAAGCCCTGCCGTATTTGGAAAGAGCGATTGATTTCACTGAAGATTCCGCTGTTCTGCTCGCTCTCAAACAGAGAATGGCGAAATGCTATGTCGGAATAGGTTGTCCCGATAAAGCTTCGAGCCTTCTCGAGGAGATTTTAATCGCTTATCCGGACAGGATTGAAATTCACGCGTGGTTAGCGGAAGCCTACCAGGGAATGCGCGAATACGACAAAGCCATCCAGCACATGGAAATCCTGATAGAGAGCGATTCATCTTTGCAGAGGTTGATGGAATACGGCTCTCTTCTCGCGGTCGCCGGAAGGACATCCGAAGCCATAGCCATCTTCAGAAGGGCTATCGGAAGCGGAGGCGGTCTGTCGGCTTATAAAAAAGTGATAAGCCTTCTAAACAGCTCCGGTCAGACTTCCATGGCAATGCAGTTCGCCCAGGAAGCCCTCTCTTCTTATCCAACCGACAGCTACCTGAACGTTTTGGTCGGCACAAAATACCAAGCCGCGGCCGTAGACGCGTGGAACAACCAGAACTGGGACGAATGCATAGCCAACTGTGATATAGCAATTTCATATTTCTCAAACGCTACATCCGGCTCATACGTCTCCCAGGCTCAGCAGAAACTCGCTAATGTACAACAGTTGAGAGAAGCCGCAAGGCTCAAGAAGATATACTGA
- a CDS encoding exopolysaccharide biosynthesis polyprenyl glycosylphosphotransferase: protein MTRQRAIKYKYDLLLIDLISLNFSFASAQIARFSGFIKPQVALFGQIHISVNLIVFFFFSLFAVFIFHLFGLYKIQMLTNRFGHTLGLLQALFTSAIFYAFLNYITKLNYHFTDSRLVLIYWPSFSLVLLIILRVFFYPIFHRYVSKVPFNKRRMLVIGDADIVAKCVTYLEKNQAYGCQVVAALKIKDEDGKHEDLEIYSFEKASDIIDKFAPTDLFVALRDTSTKNAISIISKLHPSIKNIEFTSLQYERLATFIRTDKYCDIPVFSLGMSPYFFWYKYFKRAADLFLSLFIIALSLPLLATLWALIKISSDGPGIISQPRVGKNGKRFNFYKFRTMRLSEKKSAEKRNDAYIEAIENENNVISKIVDKKRITWIGSFLRATALDEVPQFFNVLKNDMSLVGPRPCLLSEYLAYDDWHKKRYSIKPGCTGIWQVLKSRGLSFSDTILLDLIYAHSVSPWLDLQLVLNTLLIMITGSADK from the coding sequence ATGACAAGACAAAGAGCTATAAAGTATAAATACGATCTCCTCCTTATAGATTTGATCTCGTTGAATTTTTCTTTCGCCTCAGCGCAAATAGCAAGGTTTTCAGGGTTTATTAAACCACAAGTGGCTTTATTCGGTCAAATACATATATCCGTCAATTTGATCGTCTTTTTCTTCTTCTCTCTGTTCGCCGTTTTCATTTTTCACCTTTTCGGTTTGTATAAAATTCAAATGCTCACCAACCGTTTCGGCCACACGTTGGGCCTACTTCAGGCTCTTTTCACCTCAGCTATCTTTTATGCATTCCTCAACTACATCACCAAATTGAACTATCATTTCACCGACAGCAGGCTCGTACTCATCTATTGGCCTTCTTTCTCCCTCGTCCTGCTGATTATTTTGAGGGTTTTTTTCTACCCGATTTTTCACAGGTATGTTTCAAAAGTACCATTCAACAAAAGGAGAATGCTCGTCATAGGAGACGCCGATATAGTGGCAAAATGCGTGACGTACCTTGAAAAAAACCAAGCTTACGGATGTCAGGTAGTAGCCGCCCTCAAGATCAAAGACGAAGACGGAAAACACGAAGATTTGGAGATTTATTCTTTTGAAAAAGCTTCGGACATAATAGACAAATTCGCGCCTACCGACCTTTTTGTGGCTCTGAGGGACACATCGACAAAAAACGCTATATCTATAATTTCAAAGCTTCACCCTTCAATAAAGAACATTGAATTCACCTCCCTTCAATACGAAAGGCTGGCGACCTTTATCAGAACAGACAAATATTGCGATATACCGGTATTCTCTCTCGGAATGTCTCCTTATTTCTTCTGGTACAAATATTTTAAAAGAGCCGCGGACCTATTTTTATCACTTTTTATAATAGCCCTATCACTTCCTCTTTTAGCGACGTTATGGGCTTTGATAAAAATTTCCTCAGACGGTCCGGGTATAATATCCCAGCCGAGGGTGGGGAAAAATGGCAAGCGTTTCAATTTTTACAAGTTCAGGACCATGCGGCTTTCAGAAAAAAAATCCGCCGAGAAAAGAAACGACGCCTACATAGAAGCTATTGAAAATGAAAACAATGTCATCAGCAAAATCGTCGACAAAAAAAGAATAACTTGGATTGGGAGCTTTCTCAGAGCAACAGCCCTCGACGAAGTCCCCCAATTCTTCAACGTCCTCAAAAATGACATGAGCCTTGTCGGTCCAAGACCCTGCCTTTTATCGGAATACCTGGCTTATGACGACTGGCACAAAAAAAGATACTCAATAAAACCAGGTTGCACCGGCATCTGGCAGGTCTTGAAATCCAGGGGTCTGAGTTTTTCAGACACGATCCTGCTCGATTTGATTTACGCCCACAGCGTAAGCCCCTGGCTCGATTTACAGCTCGTATTGAACACCCTTTTGATAATGATCACAGGTTCAGCTGACAAATGA
- the nadB gene encoding L-aspartate oxidase, with the protein MRKKILVIGSGLAGLYFALETSKKYDVLILTKKEGIDANTNFAQGGIAAVHGKDDSFSFHFDDTVSAGEGLCHLEALKVMVEEGPSLVERLFSLGVEFSMANSGPELWLEGGHSRRRIWHAKDSTGNAIEKTLLSLVKSNSHIELRETTMVVDLIMENGVCKGVKTILPDKRVLKEERAQAVMIASGGAGQVFEFTTNPKIATGDGIAMAYRAGAQICNMEFIQFHPTSLYEENRDESMNSFLISEAVRGEGAVIKSISGDEIMKGVHRLESLAPRDIVARAIHSYMTETGDKHVLLDISEISLEKFKTKFPHIYGECTKRNVDLSKGFIPVVPAAHYMCGGVKIDLNGQTGIPNLFASGETAFSGVHGANRLASNSLLETLVFSNRAARFLLNEDEVVRGQNNREIKMDEMDCSEKKDEAETMKMKLKRTMWKNCGIVRMKENLDEAKEVLGEMKASLGGDKSGEYSASGVELRNMIIVSDLIIRSAYLREESRGLHFRKDYPQTKQEFSRDTVLSI; encoded by the coding sequence GTGAGGAAAAAGATATTAGTTATCGGCTCTGGACTCGCCGGTCTCTATTTTGCCCTCGAAACGAGTAAGAAATACGATGTATTGATTCTGACAAAAAAAGAGGGGATCGATGCCAACACAAACTTTGCTCAGGGAGGCATAGCCGCTGTTCACGGCAAAGACGACTCGTTCAGCTTTCATTTTGACGACACTGTATCCGCGGGTGAGGGGCTTTGCCATCTCGAAGCTCTCAAAGTCATGGTTGAAGAAGGCCCTTCTCTCGTCGAGAGGCTTTTTTCTCTCGGGGTCGAATTCTCGATGGCAAACAGCGGACCCGAACTTTGGCTTGAGGGAGGGCATTCCAGAAGAAGGATATGGCACGCTAAGGACAGCACTGGAAACGCTATTGAAAAAACCCTTCTTTCTCTCGTCAAAAGCAACAGCCACATAGAACTCAGAGAGACGACTATGGTCGTGGATCTTATCATGGAGAATGGCGTGTGCAAGGGAGTAAAAACCATTTTACCGGATAAGAGAGTTCTCAAAGAAGAAAGAGCTCAAGCTGTGATGATAGCATCCGGCGGAGCCGGGCAGGTATTCGAGTTCACGACCAACCCGAAAATAGCGACCGGCGATGGTATAGCTATGGCTTACAGAGCCGGAGCTCAGATTTGCAACATGGAATTCATCCAATTTCACCCCACGAGTTTGTACGAAGAGAACAGGGACGAAAGCATGAATTCTTTCCTGATATCCGAAGCGGTTAGGGGAGAAGGGGCGGTGATTAAATCCATCTCGGGAGATGAGATCATGAAGGGAGTCCACAGACTCGAGTCTCTTGCTCCGAGAGACATAGTCGCGAGAGCTATACACTCCTACATGACAGAGACAGGAGACAAACACGTCCTTCTTGACATTTCAGAAATTTCTCTTGAAAAGTTCAAAACAAAATTTCCCCATATATACGGAGAATGCACCAAAAGAAACGTCGACCTGTCAAAAGGGTTCATACCTGTAGTTCCTGCGGCTCATTACATGTGTGGAGGTGTAAAAATTGATTTGAACGGACAGACGGGAATCCCCAACCTTTTCGCTTCGGGGGAGACGGCTTTCTCCGGAGTTCACGGCGCAAACAGACTGGCTTCGAATTCGCTTCTCGAGACGCTCGTATTTTCAAACAGGGCGGCTAGGTTTCTTCTCAATGAGGACGAGGTCGTACGCGGTCAGAACAACCGCGAAATAAAGATGGACGAAATGGATTGTTCGGAGAAAAAAGACGAGGCCGAGACCATGAAAATGAAACTGAAAAGAACCATGTGGAAAAATTGCGGCATTGTAAGGATGAAGGAAAACCTCGATGAAGCAAAAGAGGTTTTAGGGGAGATGAAAGCCTCTCTCGGCGGTGATAAAAGCGGCGAATACTCGGCTTCGGGAGTCGAACTTAGAAACATGATCATCGTATCAGATCTGATAATCCGATCCGCTTATTTGAGGGAAGAATCAAGGGGTTTGCACTTTAGAAAAGATTACCCTCAAACAAAGCAGGAATTTTCTCGGGACACTGTATTGTCAATTTGA
- a CDS encoding deoxyguanosinetriphosphate triphosphohydrolase: MFRSRKDLESLESSQLAPFAFFSKDSLGRDYPEEETSFRTAFQRDRDRIIHSRAFRHMEYKTQVFVNHVGDYYRTRLTHTLEVAQIAKSIAKTLILNEDLTEAIALAHDIGHTPFGHAGEEALRELMSQDGGFEHNRQGLRVVEELEFRTDKYNGLNLTVETREGIIKHRSEYDSPETDCRGIFKPDSSAFLEAQIVNIADEIAYNNHDIDDGLKSGLIDLEQLGEIELWKETLSSVKKSENTSGKLLRITGVRELIGRQIEDVIETSHSQIDERNLKSVEDVRNSPVLLVFSAEMKTKNAVLKRFLYENLYQHYKVVKMQDKAKRFVQRLFESYLKEIKQLPPFHRSRIEDEGKKRVICDYIAGMTDRFAMDEYSRLFEPYTRL, encoded by the coding sequence ATGTTTAGAAGCAGAAAAGATTTGGAAAGTTTAGAATCGAGCCAATTGGCTCCTTTCGCTTTTTTTTCAAAAGACTCGCTGGGAAGAGACTACCCCGAGGAAGAGACCTCTTTCAGAACAGCTTTTCAGCGCGACAGAGACAGAATAATCCATTCACGCGCCTTCAGGCACATGGAATACAAAACCCAAGTCTTCGTCAACCATGTGGGAGATTATTACAGAACACGTCTGACCCACACGCTCGAAGTCGCTCAAATAGCGAAGTCCATCGCCAAAACACTAATTCTCAACGAAGACCTCACCGAAGCTATAGCCCTGGCACACGATATAGGGCACACACCTTTCGGCCACGCCGGAGAAGAAGCTCTCAGAGAACTGATGTCTCAAGACGGAGGTTTCGAACACAACAGACAAGGGCTTCGAGTAGTAGAGGAACTGGAATTCAGGACAGACAAATACAATGGACTCAACCTTACAGTCGAAACGCGCGAGGGTATAATCAAACACAGAAGCGAGTACGACTCGCCGGAAACCGATTGCAGGGGAATTTTTAAACCCGACAGCAGTGCGTTTTTAGAAGCGCAAATAGTCAACATCGCAGATGAAATAGCTTACAACAACCACGATATAGACGACGGTCTCAAATCAGGTTTGATAGACCTGGAACAGCTCGGTGAAATTGAACTCTGGAAAGAGACCCTTTCATCGGTCAAAAAATCAGAAAACACGAGCGGTAAGCTATTGAGGATAACTGGAGTCAGAGAGCTCATCGGAAGACAGATTGAGGATGTTATAGAGACATCACATTCACAAATTGATGAAAGAAATCTAAAAAGCGTCGAAGACGTCAGAAATTCTCCTGTGCTTCTGGTATTTTCCGCAGAAATGAAAACTAAAAACGCTGTTCTAAAAAGATTCCTATACGAAAACCTATACCAACACTACAAAGTAGTTAAAATGCAGGATAAAGCGAAAAGGTTTGTTCAGAGGCTTTTTGAATCATACCTAAAAGAGATAAAACAACTCCCGCCTTTTCACAGGTCGAGAATCGAAGATGAAGGCAAAAAACGAGTTATCTGCGATTACATAGCGGGTATGACCGACAGATTCGCTATGGACGAGTATTCGAGACTTTTTGAACCATACACCAGGCTCTGA
- a CDS encoding DegT/DnrJ/EryC1/StrS family aminotransferase produces MKKIKFLDLNTQYNSIKEDIDRALFSVIRDSAFVGGRYLEEFEKGFSVYTKRKHTIGTANGTAALFLALKSQGIGKGHRVALPAMTFIATAEAVTWAGAEVVLVDVKKEDLLMDVEKLSCVKNVQAVIPVDLFGKIADVESIKKTAEEKGLKVVWDCCQSHGARMNLQAEEKVSGEFGDCACFSFYPGKNLGAYGDAGAVVTDSDQSEAYIRKLGNHGREGKYTHSLEGFNERLDGIQAAVLSVKLKHLDRWVQRRRDIADIYRERLSSLGVWTQSPGEDGLPAYHIFAIQHSKRDELAGYLNENGIQTGVHYPFPLHRLEAYKYLWHRKGDFQVAEEAGERLLSLPIYPELEDDDVNMVCDEIGRFCLKKGF; encoded by the coding sequence ATGAAAAAAATTAAATTTCTCGATTTGAACACTCAGTATAATTCGATAAAAGAAGATATTGACCGCGCTTTATTTTCGGTGATTCGGGATTCAGCTTTTGTCGGAGGCAGATATCTCGAAGAATTTGAAAAGGGGTTTTCTGTTTACACCAAAAGAAAACACACTATAGGCACAGCCAACGGAACCGCAGCTCTTTTTTTAGCCCTTAAAAGCCAGGGCATAGGAAAAGGTCACAGAGTAGCTCTTCCAGCGATGACTTTTATAGCGACGGCAGAAGCCGTGACATGGGCAGGCGCCGAGGTAGTTCTCGTGGACGTAAAAAAAGAAGATTTGCTCATGGATGTAGAAAAACTTTCTTGTGTGAAAAACGTCCAGGCGGTAATTCCCGTGGACCTGTTCGGCAAGATCGCCGACGTCGAAAGCATCAAGAAAACCGCGGAGGAAAAAGGGCTGAAAGTTGTATGGGACTGCTGTCAAAGTCACGGAGCTAGGATGAATTTACAGGCAGAAGAAAAGGTTTCGGGGGAATTTGGAGACTGCGCTTGCTTCAGTTTTTATCCGGGAAAAAATTTAGGCGCATACGGCGATGCTGGAGCCGTAGTCACCGACTCGGATCAATCCGAAGCATACATAAGAAAACTTGGGAATCACGGCAGAGAGGGAAAATACACCCACTCCCTGGAGGGGTTCAACGAAAGACTCGACGGAATTCAGGCGGCGGTTTTGAGCGTTAAATTAAAACACTTGGATCGTTGGGTCCAAAGAAGAAGAGACATAGCGGATATTTACAGAGAAAGACTTTCATCTCTTGGTGTCTGGACCCAGTCCCCGGGTGAAGACGGCTTACCTGCCTATCATATATTCGCCATCCAGCATTCCAAAAGAGACGAACTTGCCGGTTATTTAAACGAAAATGGGATACAGACAGGCGTTCATTACCCTTTTCCGCTGCATCGGCTGGAAGCATACAAATACTTGTGGCACAGAAAGGGGGATTTCCAGGTGGCGGAAGAAGCAGGGGAAAGGCTTTTGTCTCTTCCAATTTATCCTGAACTGGAAGATGATGATGTAAACATGGTCTGTGATGAAATCGGAAGATTTTGCTTGAAAAAAGGTTTTTAG
- a CDS encoding GWxTD domain-containing protein — translation MRFKALFLSLILFSALDIYGTGFQIYREPSEDKLSFLVFFRVSSNDLIFLRDDSLWKATYRLVIEVFDEKGEVVQGEIVQRDWHLQEYMKTLMRSVTDDYSFSFYVEDFNAGKIGVTFSDVNSCKKSQLFVSLDNPVRTVGEILIMKDDSIVFGDELGYGERYDIYSSSVIDPCIFSLSRGSVQIETEQCETSTLLGQDIFRHTFTAPKDTGFYIVSFSNGLDTTRRTIRVINREYLDSVMTEKMVEELVFAVPPNQLQILSRKSIEDKAAFLNEFWGGHDPTPSSERNEVMEIYYRRIEFADERFVEGTKGWKTDRGRIYVLLGLPDEIEDYSFQLETRPFQIWYYYSRGLKFTFVDEHLIGNYELTEPRGWLDVWRDYFDYN, via the coding sequence GTGAGATTTAAAGCGTTGTTTTTATCGCTAATTTTATTTTCGGCTTTAGATATATACGGAACCGGATTCCAGATATACAGAGAACCAAGTGAAGATAAATTATCTTTCCTCGTGTTTTTCAGGGTCAGCTCAAACGATTTGATCTTTCTCAGGGATGATTCGCTTTGGAAAGCGACATACAGGCTTGTAATTGAAGTCTTCGATGAAAAAGGTGAAGTCGTTCAGGGTGAAATAGTTCAAAGAGACTGGCATCTTCAGGAATACATGAAAACGCTGATGCGTTCAGTCACAGATGATTACTCATTTTCATTCTACGTCGAAGATTTCAACGCCGGGAAAATAGGCGTCACCTTTTCGGACGTAAACTCCTGCAAAAAAAGTCAGTTGTTCGTATCACTTGATAACCCTGTCAGAACCGTCGGAGAAATATTGATTATGAAGGATGACTCAATAGTCTTTGGAGACGAGTTGGGATACGGGGAGAGATACGATATATACTCGTCGTCCGTTATAGATCCTTGCATCTTTTCTCTTTCCCGGGGTTCGGTTCAAATAGAAACCGAACAGTGTGAAACTTCCACGCTCCTTGGACAGGATATCTTCAGACATACTTTTACAGCTCCGAAAGACACTGGATTTTACATTGTCTCTTTCTCCAACGGACTCGACACTACGAGAAGAACCATCAGGGTAATAAACCGAGAGTATCTCGATTCCGTGATGACCGAGAAGATGGTGGAGGAACTCGTTTTCGCCGTACCTCCTAACCAGCTCCAAATTTTATCGCGGAAGAGTATCGAGGATAAAGCGGCTTTTTTAAACGAATTCTGGGGTGGACACGACCCGACGCCGTCTTCAGAAAGAAACGAGGTTATGGAGATCTATTACAGAAGAATAGAATTCGCTGACGAGAGGTTCGTCGAAGGCACAAAAGGGTGGAAAACAGACAGGGGAAGAATCTATGTTCTTCTTGGTTTGCCCGATGAAATCGAAGATTATTCATTCCAACTTGAAACAAGACCGTTTCAGATCTGGTACTATTATTCCAGAGGCCTGAAATTTACTTTTGTCGATGAGCATTTGATAGGAAACTATGAATTAACTGAACCTAGGGGGTGGCTCGATGTTTGGCGCGATTATTTTGACTATAATTAG
- a CDS encoding GWxTD domain-containing protein — protein sequence MFGAIILTIISSLFVSEGDIRFYVQTSRYLDRSGVTWLEMYINVPSNPLYSSVNLNLDVVDENDSTRMSTSWPLEIPSTGTDYSALDNFSIDLTQAYTLKITLTETMGTREGRISFRASPLEQGTPLSDIFLSKSVSASSDSGFLVKNGLLIYPLFDREMTVVNPKLIVYYEVYPQTDSINVISSVLDSEENEVWKYTSFIGDVESGGYVGKVINVPIGDFEDGDYTFKIYLNGVERTEKFSVNWQPVDIAQETVQMEMSDLAQKYYTRIEMLLTVNQLQVYEILEEEAKDNLARIFWSTRDPNPMTPINEELELFAERMDYAEEHYSSGFETGSESDRGRIYIQNGKPEEIEIIPADDHYVPNEIWIYWRYGRKYVFADMSGHGVFELVYSNDPNETNHPNWEKYTNENIGDIW from the coding sequence ATGTTTGGCGCGATTATTTTGACTATAATTAGCAGCCTATTTGTATCCGAAGGCGATATAAGGTTTTACGTTCAAACTTCAAGGTATCTTGACAGATCTGGTGTGACATGGCTGGAGATGTATATAAATGTTCCATCCAACCCTTTATACAGCTCGGTGAATTTAAATCTCGATGTAGTTGACGAAAATGACAGCACGAGAATGTCGACATCGTGGCCCTTGGAGATACCCTCCACAGGCACGGATTACTCGGCGCTGGACAATTTTTCAATTGACCTCACCCAGGCATATACTCTTAAGATAACTCTCACAGAGACTATGGGCACCAGGGAGGGCAGAATTTCTTTCAGAGCTTCGCCTCTGGAACAAGGGACTCCGCTCTCTGATATTTTTCTCTCCAAAAGCGTTTCCGCGTCTTCTGATTCCGGATTTTTGGTAAAAAACGGACTTTTGATTTACCCTCTTTTCGACAGGGAGATGACTGTTGTAAATCCTAAACTCATTGTTTATTACGAAGTCTATCCTCAAACAGATTCGATCAACGTCATTTCTTCGGTTTTGGATAGCGAGGAGAATGAGGTGTGGAAATACACTTCATTTATCGGCGATGTCGAAAGCGGCGGTTATGTCGGAAAAGTCATAAACGTGCCTATAGGAGACTTCGAAGACGGAGACTACACGTTTAAAATTTACCTAAACGGCGTGGAGAGAACCGAAAAATTTTCGGTAAACTGGCAGCCTGTCGACATAGCACAGGAGACTGTCCAGATGGAAATGTCGGATTTAGCCCAGAAGTATTACACCAGGATTGAGATGCTTTTAACAGTGAACCAACTGCAGGTCTATGAAATACTCGAAGAAGAGGCAAAAGACAACCTGGCGAGAATTTTCTGGTCCACAAGAGACCCTAACCCCATGACACCCATCAACGAAGAACTCGAACTTTTCGCCGAGAGAATGGACTACGCTGAAGAGCATTATTCAAGCGGTTTTGAAACAGGTTCTGAATCGGACAGGGGCAGAATATACATTCAAAACGGAAAACCCGAAGAAATCGAAATTATCCCTGCCGACGACCACTATGTCCCCAATGAAATATGGATTTACTGGCGTTACGGAAGGAAATACGTATTCGCCGACATGTCCGGACACGGAGTTTTCGAACTGGTCTATTCAAACGACCCCAACGAGACAAATCATCCAAACTGGGAGAAGTACACGAATGAGAATATCGGAGATATTTGGTGA